The following are from one region of the Nicotiana tomentosiformis chromosome 7, ASM39032v3, whole genome shotgun sequence genome:
- the LOC138895075 gene encoding E3 ubiquitin-protein ligase ATL59-like, translating into MPEAPISSPNNSPQKPNLHILYYGLAIVGTTAVLLGIYNLLLMRWRSHENNRRNNMGGAADNNNNQSSLEQTNSSRISDLSLLSSFRYKKGGDNNINNDQECAVCLSAFEEGEEVRELPRCMHSFHVSCIDMWLYSHLDCPLCRSPVEPPVLRRNIFTMQEDNSPEGLLV; encoded by the coding sequence ATGCCAGAAGCTCCAATATCTTCACCAAATAATTCTCCACAAAAACCAAACTTGCACATATTATATTACGGCCTCGCCATAGTCGGAACCACCGCCGTTTTGCTCGGCATCTACAACCTCCTCCTCATGCGGTGGCGCAGTCATGAAAACAACCGCCGGAATAATATGGGAGGAGCTgctgataataataataatcagtcGTCACTTGAACAAACTAATTCCAGCCGAATTTCTGATCTGAGCTTATTGTCAAGCTTTAGGTACAAAAAAGGAGGagataataatattaataatgaTCAAGAATGTGCGGTTTGTTTGTCAGCAtttgaagaaggagaagaagtgaGAGAGCTACCGAGATGTATGCACTCTTTTCATGTTTCGTGTATTGATATGTGGCTTTATTCTCACTTGGATTGCCCCCTTTGTCGTTCGCCGGTGGAGCCGCCGGTGCTTCGCCGGAATATTTTCACAATGCAAGAGGATAATTCTCCAGAAGGATTGCTAGTTTAA
- the LOC104085647 gene encoding myosin-17-like: MASVNIIVGSHVWVEDPKLAWSDGEVIKIHGQDVHVKTSNGKEVVANITKVFPKDTEAPPGGVDDMTKLSYLHEPGVLQNLATRYELNEIYTYTGNILIAVNPFQRLPHLYDTHMMEQYKGAAFGELSPHVFAVADVAYRAMINEGKSNSILVSGESGAGKTETTKMLMRYLAYLGGRSGVEGRTVEQQVLESNPVLEAFGNAKTVRNNNSSRFGKFVEIQFDKSGRISGAAIRTYLLERSRVCQISNPERNYHCFYLLCAAPAEEIERYKLGNPKSFHYLNQSKCYALDGVNDADEYLATRRAMDIVGISEEEQDAIFRVVAAILHLGNVEFAKGEEIDSSVIKDEQSRFHLNMTAELLKCDAKSLEDALITRVMVTPEEIITRTLDPEAALGSRDALAKTVYSRLFDWIVEKINISIGQDPNSKSIIGVLDIYGFESFKTNSFEQFCINFTNEKLQQHFNQHVFKMEQEEYEKEKINWSYIEFVDNQDVLDLIEKKPGGIIALLDEACMFPKSTHETFAQKLYQTFTKNKRFIKPKLSRTSFTISHYAGEVTYQADLFLDKNKDYVVAEHQVLLTASKCPFVVGLFPPLPEESSKSSKFSSIGSRFKLQLQSLMETLSSTEPHYIRCVKPNNVLKPCIFENVNVIQQLRCGGVLEAIRISCAGYPTRRTFYEFLLRFGVLAPEVLAGSYDDKVACQMILDKMGLMGYQIGKTKVFLRAGQMAELDARRAEVLGNAARIIQRQIRTYITRKEFVVLRHAAIQLQSCWRAMLSCKLYEQLRREAAALKIQKNFRCHVAHTAYATLHSSAITLQTGMRAMVSRNEFRYRKHTKAAIKIQAHLRCHAAYFYYRSLQRAAIITQCGWRRRVAKKELRNLKMAARETGALKEAKDKLEKKVEELTWRLQFEKRLRTELEEAKAQEVAKLQEALHAMQKQVEEANAIVVQEREAARRAIEEAPPIIKETPVIVQDTEKINALSAEVENLKALLASEKKATEEARDSSRDAVAGNAELANKLEDAERKVDQLQDSVQRLEEKLSNMESENQVLRQQALTMSPTGKALSARPKTTIIQRTPENGNAINGESKPNSDMSLAVASPKEPASEEKPQKSLNEKQQENQDLLIKCISQDLGFSGGKPIAACLIYKCLLHWRSFEVERTSVFDRIIQTIASAIEVPDNNDVLAYWLCNTSTLLMLLQQTLKASGAANLTPQRRRTSSASLFGRMSQGLRGSPQSAGLSVLNGRMLGRLDDLRHVEAKYPALLFKQQLTAFLEKIYGMIRDNLKKEISPLLGLCIQAPRTSRASLVKGRSQANAAAQQALFAHWQSIAKSLNNYLMMMKANYAPPFLVRKVFTQIFSFINVQLFNSLLLRRECCSFSNGEFVKAGLAELEQWCCYATEEYVGSAWDELKHIRQAVGFLVIHQKPKKTLHEITNELCPVLSIQQLYRISTMYWDDKYGTHTVSSDVISSMRVMMTEDSNNAVSSSFLLDDDSSIPFSVDDISKSIQQVDIADVEPPPLIRENSAFVFLHQRSS, translated from the exons ATG GCATCAGTCAACATAATTGTCGGTTCTCATGTTTGGGTGGAAGACCCTAAATTGGCATGGTCAGATGGAGAAGTTATCAAAATACATGGTCAAGATGTTCATGTTAAAACCTCAAATGGGAAAGAA GTTGTTGCAAATATCACTAAAGTGTTCCCTAAAGATACTGAGGCCCCTCCTGGAGGTGTAGATGATATGACCAAGCTTTCCTATTTGCATGAACCTGGAGTTCTGCAAAACCTGGCTACTAGATATGAGCTCAATGAAATTTAT ACGTACACTGGAAACATATTGATTGCAGTAAACCCTTTCCAAAGATTGCCTCATCTGTATGACACTCACATGATGGAACAATATAAAGGAGCAGCATTTGGGGAGCTGAGTCCGCATGTTTTTGCAGTTGCAGATGTTGCATATAG GGCAATGATCAACGAGGGAAAAAGCAATTCAATTTTGGTTAGTGGAGAAAGTGGTGCTGGTAAGACTGAAACCACAAAGATGCTTATGCGTTATCTTGCATATCTTGGGGGTCGGTCAGGCGTCGAAGGTCGAACTGTAGAACAACAAGTTCTAGAA TCCAATCCCGTTCTTGAAGCATTTGGAAATGCCAAAACTGTGAGAAACAACAACTCAAG TCGTTTTGGTAAATTTGTCGAGATACAATTTGATAAGAGTGGGAGAATATCTGGGGCAGCTATACGAACTTACCTTCTGGAGAGATCCCGTGTCTGCCAAATCTCAAATCCTGAGAGAAACTACCACTGTTTTTATCTTCTTTGTGCTGCTCCAGCTGAG GAGATAGAGAGATATAAACTAGGGAACCCAAAATCATTCCACTATCTTAATCAGTCCAAATGTTACGCATTGGATGGAGTAAATGATGCTGATGAATATCTTGCAACAAGAAGGGCTATGGATATAGTGGGAATCAGTGAGGAAGAGCAG GATGCTATTTTCAGGGTGGTTGCCGCAATTCTTCACCTTGGTAATGTCGAATTTGCAAAAGGTGAGGAGATTGACTCTTCTGTGATTAAGGATGAGCAGTCTCGGTTTCATCTCAATATGACGGCAGAGTTGCTCAA GTGTGATGCCAAGAGCTTGGAAGATGCACTAATTACACGTGTAATGGTCACACCTGAGGAAATTATTACGAGGACTCTTGATCCAGAAGCTGCTCTGGGTAGCCGGGATGCTTTGGCTAAAACCGTGTATTCTCGCCTTTTTGACTG GATTGTGGAAAAGATAAACATCTCCATCGGCCAGGATCCAAACTCCAAGTCCATAATCGGAGTTCTTGATATTTATGGGTTTGAGAGTTTTAAAACCAACAG TTTTGAGCAGTTCTGCATCAATTTTACAAATGAAAAGTTGCAACAACATTTTAACCAG CACGTGTTCAAGATGGAACAAGAAGAATATGAAAAAGAAAAGATTAACTGGAGCTACATAGAGTTTGTTGACAACCAAGACGTGCTGGATCTGATCGAAAAG AAACCTGGAGGAATTATCGCTCTGTTAGATGAAGCCTG TATGTTTCCTAAATCTACTCACGAAACATTTGCTCAGAAGTTGTACCAGACATTCACTAAAAACAAGCGTTTCATCAAACCTAAACTTTCACGGACGAGTTTTACGATATCTCATTATGCTGGAGAG GTGACATATCAAGCGGATCTGTTTCTGGATAAGAATAAAGATTATGTGGTTGCAGAACATCAGGTTCTGTTAACGGCCTCAAAGTGTCCTTTTGTGGTGGGTTTGTTTCCTCCTCTACCTGAAGAATCATCAAAATCGTCCAAATTTTCCTCCATTGGGTCACGTTTCAAG CTACAACTGCAATCTTTAATGGAAACATTAAGTTCAACAGAGCCTCACTACATCAGATGTGTGAAGCCTAATAATGTCCTTAAGCCTTGTATTTTCGAGAATGTGAACGTGATCCAGCAATTGCGATGTGGT GGTGTTTTAGAAGCTATTAGAATCAGCTGTGCTGGATATCCCACTAGACGTACATTTTATGAGTTTCTTCTTAGATTTGGTGTTCTGGCTCCAGAAGTTTTAGCTGGAAG CTATGATGACAAGGTTGCATGCCAGATGATTCTAGACAAAATGGGACTGATGGGCTATCAG ATAGGAAAGACAAAGGTCTTTTTGCGGGCTGGACAGATGGCTGAGCTCGATGCCAGAAGAGCTGAGGTACTTGGAAATGCAGCAAGAATTATTCAAAGACAAATCCGTACATATATTACGCGAAAAGAATTTGTTGTGTTGCGTCATGCTGCTATTCAGTTGCAATCATGTTGGCGAG CTATGCTGTCCTGCAAACTGTATGAACAACTGAGACGTGAAGCAGCTGCTCTGAAGATTCAGAAGAACTTCAGATGTCATGTTGCGCACACAGCGTATGCAACACTGCATTCTTCTGCAATTACCTTGCAAACAGGCATGAGAGCCATGGTTTCTCGCAATGAATTTAGATACCGGAAGCACACcaaagctgcaattaaaatacaG GCGCATTTGCGTTGCCATGCCGCTTATTTTTATTACAGAAGTCTTCAGAGAGCTGCCATCATCACTCAGTGTGGTTGGAGGCGACGGGTTGCCAAGAAGGAGCTTCGAAATCTCAAAATG GCTGCAAGGGAAACAGGTGCTCTCAAAGAAGCCAAGGACAAGCTCGAGAAGAAAGTGGAAGAACTTACATGGCGGTTGCAATTTGAGAAACGACTCAGG ACTGAGCTGGAGGAGGCTAAAGCCCAAGAAGTTGCAAAGCTACAGGAGGCACTGCATGCAATGCAAAAGCAAGTAGAAGAAGCAAATGCTATAGTAGTCCAAGAGCGAGAAGCAGCACGGAGAGCAATTGAAGAAGCACCTCCAATCATCAAGGAGACTCCAGTTATAGTTCAAGACACAGAAAAAATAAATGCCCTGTCAGCTGAAGTAGAGAATTTGAAG GCTTTGCTTGCGTCAGAAAAGAAAGCTACAGAAGAGGCTAGAGATTCTTCCAGGGATGCAGTGGCCGGAAATGCAGAGCTGGCTAACAAACTAGAAGATGCTGAGCGAAAAGTAGATCAGCTTCAAGATTCTGTGCAGAG GCTTGAAGAGAAGCTCTCCAATATGGAATCAGAGAACCAAGTGCTTCGTCAACAAGCTTTGACCATGTCACCAACTGGAAAAGCTTTATCTGCACGGCCAAAGACTACTATTATACAG AGGACTCCGGAGAATGGAAATGCTATAAACGGAGAATCAAAGCCTAATTCT GATATGAGTCTTGCTGTAGCAAGTCCAAAGGAACCTGCATCTGAGGAGAAACCACAGAAGTCTCTAAATGAAAAGCAGCAG GAGAACCAAGACTTGCTGATTAAGTGCATTTCACAAGATTTGGGCTTTTCTGGAGGCAAACCAATTGCAGCTTGTCTCATATACAAATGTCTGCTCCACTGGAGGTCCTTCGAAGTTGAAAGAACTAGTGTTTTTGACCGTATAATACAAACCATTGCTTCAGCCATAGAG GTCCCAGATAATAATGATGTATTAGCATACTGGTTATGCAATACGTCCACATTATTGATGCTGCTTCAACAAACACTTAAAGCTAGCGGGGCTGCTAATTTGACTCCGCAGAGGCGGAGAACCAGTTCAGCTTCTTTATTTGGGAGGATGTCCCAA GGCTTACGAGGTTCTCCCCAGAGTGCTGGACTTTCAGTTCTCAATGGGCGTATGCTTGGGAGATTGGATGACTTACGTCATGTTGAGGCCAAATATCCTGCACTGCTGTTCAAGCAGCAGCTCACTGCCTTTTTGGAGAAAATATATGGAATGATAAGAGACAATCTGAAGAAAGAGATCTCCCCATTGCTTGGGCTATGTATTCAG GCACCGAGAACATCTCGTGCAAGTTTAGTCAAAGGAAGATCCCAAGCTAATGCTGCTGCCCAGCAAGCTCTATTTGCTCATTGGCAAAGCATTGCGAAAAGTTTGAACAACTacttgatgatgatgaaagcaaACTAT GCTCCTCCTTTCTTAGTTCGGAAGGTTTTCACTCAAATATTCTCCTTCATCAATGTTCAACTTTTCAACAG TCTCCTTTTGCGGCGTGAGTGTTGCTCGTTCAGTAATGGAGAGTTTGTGAAAGCGGGGTTGGCTGAATTGGAACAGTGGTGCTGCTATGCAACTGAAGAA TATGTAGGCTCAGCATGGGACGAGTTGAAGCACATTAGACAAGCAGTTGGATTCCTA GTTATACATCAAAAGCCCAAAAAGACATTGCATGAGATCACTAATGAACTTTGTCCA GTGCTTAGCATACAGCAACTGTATAGGATCAGCACTATGTACTGGGATGACAAATACGGAACCCACACTGTTTCTTCAGAT GTTATTTCAAGTATGAGAGTTATGATGACAGAGGACTCCAATAATGCTGTTAGCAGTTCCTTTTTGTTGGATGATGACTCGAG CATCCCGTTCTCCGTGGATGACATCTCCAAATCAATCCAACAAGTCGACATTGCTGATGTTGAACCGCCTCCATTAATTCGTGAGAATTCAGCATTTGTATTTTTACATCAACGCTCTAGTTGA